TGCAGACTTCAAGCTTGCAGCTTGAGCCTGCCACGCCTTCGCTCAGCTCCGCATTAGCCTTCTATGAGGAATAAAATGAATTCGTCCAATAGTCATATAGAAGATTTTTTGAATTATTATTGTGCTCTTAAGAGCCCCCCTGAATATGCAATTATGTTGAAGGGAAAATGGGGATGTGGAAAAACATGGTTTATCAAAAAATATTGCGAAAAACTAAAACAAGATGGCCAAAATCATCTATATGTAAGCTTATATGGTATTACTTCTTATACTGAGATCGAAAATTTATTTTTTCAGCAATTACACCCAGTCCTCTCTTCCAAGGGAATGGCTTTAGCCGGTAAAATTTTAAAAGGTTTAATAAAAACAAGTATAAAAATAGATCTTGATGGTGACAACAAACCAGACGTAAATATCAAGTCTCAAGTTCCAAACATTGACTTGCCAGAACGTTTTAAAAGTGCAGATGGAAATATTCTAATTTTTGATGATTTGGAGCGATGTGGTATAAAAAAACAAGACATACTTGGTTATATAAACCATTTTGTGGAGCATCAAGGTTTTAAAGTCATTATCATTGCAAATGAAGAGGACATAATATCAAAAGATAAATGTGTAAACAGCCTTATTAAATCAGAGACTTTATACATCAAGATAAAAGAAAAATTAATCGGGAAAACTTTTGAAATAATATCTGACATTGATGAAGTATTAGATAACTTATCAAATTTACTTGAAAATGATGTAACAAAGAAAGAAATCAAAGATAACCTTAACACCGTAAAAGAAATTTATTTAGCATCTAACTACCAAAATCTTCGTCATCTTAAACAATCACTCTGGGATTTCGAAAGATTATTTTCTGTATTGCCTGCTGATATCACTTCAAATAAAGAATTTAGTAAAGATTTACTTCAAATATTTTTAGTGTATTCTTTTGAAATTAAGTCTGGGACAATCCTTCCAACAGAATTGAAAAAAATTACCTCAGGCTATTTTGATAGAATTTCCAAAGAAAAGAACAAAGAAAAATCTAAATATGAAACGCTGACCGAAAAATACAGCAATATAACATTTTATGACCACATATTTGAACTGTCAGCATGGGAGCTTTTTTTCGATAAAGGAATTATTGATAAAGAAATCATAC
The bacterium genome window above contains:
- a CDS encoding NTPase, which produces MNSSNSHIEDFLNYYCALKSPPEYAIMLKGKWGCGKTWFIKKYCEKLKQDGQNHLYVSLYGITSYTEIENLFFQQLHPVLSSKGMALAGKILKGLIKTSIKIDLDGDNKPDVNIKSQVPNIDLPERFKSADGNILIFDDLERCGIKKQDILGYINHFVEHQGFKVIIIANEEDIISKDKCVNSLIKSETLYIKIKEKLIGKTFEIISDIDEVLDNLSNLLENDVTKKEIKDNLNTVKEIYLASNYQNLRHLKQSLWDFERLFSVLPADITSNKEFSKDLLQIFLVYSFEIKSGTILPTELKKITSGYFDRISKEKNKEKSKYETLTEKYSNITFYDHIFELSAWELFFDKGIIDKEIILESLKKNKHFQDENTANWVKLWHFRDLEDDAFSKLYKMVSQEIANKEHKEVGVIKHIMGLFLSFSNLGLINETKEVIIENAKGYINYLKSNNLLSQSNSNQFPAFEDDTWGGLGFAGEELPEFKELNEYIAKKTEEIKTESMPDAGKSLLKIMVSDTSKFYTQLVHTNSEDNLYYEIPILKYIDPESFVTEFGKLSPENKRTVAYALTGRYKHSIFFEKIHEEITWLKQVKSILSEKQKFLSGKVSGYIIKLTVNNHVDKSIKVLEEYKKQANKINSADAKSRAADL